From the Telopea speciosissima isolate NSW1024214 ecotype Mountain lineage chromosome 9, Tspe_v1, whole genome shotgun sequence genome, the window GGGTCTCTACAACCTGGAACAACATTTAGTGCTAGCTCAGGCCCATATGGTCGAGTGCTCTACCGACAGTGAAGACTTAGGCCGAGGATTGAAGTTAAGACACCTCCGGCCGGCACCACCCAAGATGGAGGAGACACTAGCTGAAGTCCAAGATCTACTTGAGGAGACTGATCTGGGCTCCAGGGATGTCAAGAGGCCAACATTTATTAGTAGCTTGCTCTCCCCGGGCTTTTGGGGGTCGATTGTAAACCTGTTGATGGAATATAAAGATTGTTTTGCTTGGGATTATACCGAATTGCCCGGTTTGGACCGGAGGCTTGTTGAACATCGTTTACCTATCCTGGAAGGATGTAAACTGGTCAAACAACTCCCTAGGCGCATGGCACCTGAGGTGGTGGCGAAGATTAAGGACGAGATTGAGAGGCTTCTTAAGGCAGGGTTCATTCGGCCAACTCGCTATGTCTAGTGGTTGGCGAACGTCGTCCCCCATCTATAAGAAGAACGAAAAGTTGAGAGTTTATATAGACTTTTGAGACTTGAATGTTGTGACTCCCAAGGACGAATACCCAATGCCGATGGCTGACATGTTGGTCGATTCAGCCGCAAAGCATTAGATCTTGTCGTTCATGGATGGGCACTCAGGGtacaataaaaaatttattgctAAGGAGGATGTGTCCAAAACGGCCTTTAGATGCCTTGGAGCTATCGGGATGTTTGAGTGGGTCGTGATGCCTTTTGGCTTGAAGAATGCTAGGTTCACATATCAAAGGGGAATGATCCTCATTTTCCATGACATGATTGGACAGTTCTTAGAGGTGTACATTGATTACATCGTAGTTAAGTCTATGAGTCAGGAGGAGCACCTCGAGCATCTTCGGAGATCCTTTGAGCAGATGAGGCATCACGGTCTTAAGATGAATCCCCTTAAATGCACTTTTGGGGTATTAGCAAGAAATTTCCTTGGTTTCCTGGTGCATCAGAAAGGAATCAAAGTCGATAAGAATAAGACCAAGGCGATCATGTAGACGCCGACTCCTAGGAACAAGAAGGAGATACAAAAATTCTTGGGATAGGTCAACTTCCTTAGAAGGTTTGTCTCCAACTCCACTGGCCGAGTGAGGTCTTTTTCCCCATTATTATGGCTTCGGTCAAGTGATGAGTTCCGCTGGGGGACCGAGCACCAAGAAGCCTTTGAAGAGCTAAAGCGTTACTTGACCGAACCTCCTGTATTGATGCCACCACGAAAGGGGGTGCTGCTCAAGCTGTATGTCTCAGCCTCAGAAGAGTCGATCGGGAGCCTCCTCGCTCAAGACAATGAGGCTGGCTTCGAGCAAGCTATTTACTATTTGAGCCATGCCTTGATCGATGTGGAAAGGAAGTATGTACCTATTGAGAAGCTCTATTTGGCGTTGTATGTTGCTTGTACAAAACTCAGGTATTACTTACTGCCCACGTCAGTGCTGGTCCTTTGTCAAACAGATGTTATTAAGTACAAGCTATCTAGACCGATTATAAGGGGGTGGATAGGAAAATGGATGATGGCCCTAACGGAGTTATCACTTCAGTATGTACCCCAGAAGTTTTTCAAAGGCCAGGCCTTAGCTGACTTCCTCGCAGTACATCCCCCGCTTGTTTTGGGGGAAGCAGACATCGGTGAGGGGGTGAATGTCATTGCGTAGATGTCCTAAAAATTGTTCTTTGATGGGTCTAGGACTAATGCCTCAGCAGGGGCAGGGATTGTATTGGTGTCCCCCGCTGGCGTTGAGACCACCTCACTTTCCAACTTTGCTTTCCATGTACAAACAACTAAGCTGAGTATGAGGCCTTGATAATCGGCCTCAGAACTCTCAATGCGTTGGGAGCCCAGAATGTCGAAGTCGTTGGTGACTCCCAATTAGTCATCAGGCATCTAGCCAAGGAGTACCACTGTGAGAGCCAGACCCTACTCCCATATTTGTCACTGGCTCAGCAATGTTTGGACAAGTTTGATGACAGCTCGATTAAGCATGTCCCACGAGCAGAGAATAGTGTGGTGAACGGCCTTGCCCAAGCTGCGTCATGTGTGTCGTTCTCGAAGGGAGAGGTAGAGAAGGTGTTTATCATCCAGAAGAAGACTTTCACATCCATCTTAGAGGAAGGAGCGTTTGAGGTGGAAAATTTGGACGAGGTTCGACCAAATTGGAGGTCCCTGGTCATTTATTATCTCCAGAATCCTAATGCTAAAGTTGACCTGAAGATGAGATATTGTGCGTTGAATTATCTCCTGCTTGGGGAAGAATTATTTAAGCGGGGTTAGGATGACCTCCTACTCAAGTGCTTGGGGTTGAATGAGTCTATGCTCGTTATGGCTGAAGTTCACGAAGGGATTTGTGGTTCCCACCAGGCTAGAATTAAGATGAGATGGCTGCTTAGGCGCCATGGCTATTACTGGCCGACCATCTTATAGGATTGTATCAAGTATGCGAAAGGGTGCCAGGCTTGTCAAAGGCATGCACCCATGCAAGGAGTACCTGCAACACAACTTCATCCCATCGTCAAGCTGTGGCCGTTCAGGGGATGGGCTCTCGATTTGATTGGGAAGGTTACTCCCCCATCGGTCCAGGGGTATGCATTTGTTATCGTGGCAATAGATTACTTTACAAAGTGGGTGGAAGCTGTGCCAATGAAGTCAGTCAACCAGGCTAATGTGATAAGGTTTGTGAAGCGCGAGATAATACATCACTTCGGCCTGCCTAAGACTCTCACCTGTGATAACGGGTCAGTATTCCCTGGAGGGGAATTGTCCCGGTTTGCACAGGAATATGGAATGACCGTTACCTTTTTTACGCCTTTTTATGCACAGGGCAACGGTAAAGCAGAGGCAAGCAATAAGGTTATCAAGGCGAATTTGTCTAAGGTCATCGATGAAAACCCAAGGTCCTGGGCAGAGATGCTATCAGAAGTGTTGTGGGCCTTCAGGACTTCAAAGAGGACAACGACGGGGACCACCCCCTATGCGCTGACTTTTGGTCATAATGCCATCCTGCCAATGGAGGTGACCGTGAGGTCCCTACGGGTGGCAAGACAATATGAGATGTCCCCAAAATCAGTACAGGGATTCCATGATGGTTGTACTCAACTATCTAGACGAGGAGCGTCTTTTGGCTCTTGACCAGGTGTAGGCCCAGAAGGCCAAGGTGGCTAAGGCCTATAACAAAATGGTCAGACCCAAGGCGTTTGCTGAATTTGACCTAGTTTTAAAAGTTGTGTTATCGGTTAGGCACAAGGATCCCAAATTTGGGAAGTGGTCGCCCACCTGGGAAGGACCGTTCGTGGTGCATCAGGTCTTAAAAGGTGGGGCGTATCCCCTGAGGAGAGTGGACGGCCAAGTGTAGCTAAGGCCGCTAAACAGCAAGTATTTGAAGAAGTACCACCCAACAATGTGGGAGGTTGCACAATAATTAAAGGCCGAGAGCcggccattaaaaaaaaaggagattgTTCAAGCCCAGACACATCGGCCACCACAAAATGACAGGTATCAAAGGCCAGATCATTAAAGATCGgccaaaaaagagagagagtttcCTATGATATCATGCAGATCTTGGTTTGCCCTCCAAGTCTCCTTGAACCTACTTTAGCAGTTTCTCAACCCTGTCAATCTCTGATCGCGAAAAGACTACTTGGGGTGAGAGCTTTTCCTCCATCGACAAGATCATGAAGAATGCTTCCTTTTCAGCAGTGGCAGAGGAGACCCTAGTGGCTAGAGCAGCCTTGACCCTTTCCAGCCACTCAGAGACAGCCTTCCTGCAGTGCTCCAAGTCAGCCAACTCGTCCTTGAGATTGACTTCCTCTTGTTGATATCCTCGCAGCTTGGTCGAGAGGGTTGTGAGTAGGACCTTCTTTTCAGCCTTCAGTCTTGAATTGTCCCTTTCGTCTTTCAGTGCCTGGAATGTCGGGGGCAGACTATGGGCTATCAAGCGAAGGAGTTCTGTGTAGCTATGGGCTGCCGTGTGCTGTTCATGGCTAGAGCTTGGGCTGGCAATGATAGTTTAGAGTGCATCAATCATAGGCTCGGCCTTATTTTGGGTGAGAATTTATTCCACAGTAAGAAAGCTATTTTTGCCTATGGTTCTCCATGCTGCCACAACCTCAGGTGTACCTGGTGGTGTGAGTGCGGCCTCTTCGGCAGTAAGGGAGGCAGGAGAGCCTACGGCAAGGAAATCGTCTAAGGAATCCAATAGCAGAGCTAtgaagtcttcttctttctgcaaAAAGGTTTAAAGGTTAGAAGGGCTTCGGTCACGTTGTTAAAACTGAGGCAAGGATGAATGATGTACTCGTAAAGTGGGCCCTAGGGGAGGCATGGCCTTgccttctgtttcttcttctaggATGGGAGGCAATGGAGGTGACTACTTTTCTGAGGATGGGGCTATCTGCGGGACTACGGTCCCTGATTCTATAGGCTTGGTGGGGCTTGGTGCAACTACAGCAAGGGGGGTGACGGCTTCAGGTGTAGAGACGGTCGACCCTGATGATTGTGGGACTAACTTCAGAGGGCTTCTTTCCCCGGTACTCTTTGCGGGGGAGGCAACACAAAAATCTGCCTTGGGTGGAGACACGTGAGAAGTAGCTAGCATTGAGAGTTCTCGTGGCACGAGGTGGAATTTTTTCCCCGATGGACCTCATAGGGGAGACAGAGTTTGAGTCTTGCTTGACTGGAGTGGAAAGTGAGACAACTGGCGCAACAGAATCCTTCGGTGCACTAGACTTAAGGGTGGAAGAGGTGGACTTGCTCGAGCTTGACTGAGAAAGCCTGAACGGGGAGGCTTTGCCAATCTCTTCACCCTATTGTTCCTTCACATTTGATTGGGTCGATCGGGGAACAGGCCTGAGTTGTGATTGATGGGTCATCACGGTCTTTAAGGGGACATGGTCCTCACTGTCATTGGTGCCTTCACTCTCGGCCTTCTTGGTCTTGGCCATTTCTTGGCGAGTCCGCCTGGGGGCATGTTGCTTCTTTCCTTTcgcttttccttttcctttcttatcttcctcttcttcacttGCGGAATCTATGGTCATTACATTTGCAACCAGAGACCATTTAGCAGAAGTTTTAGCGATCAGGGAAAGGAAGGAATCATGGTAAGGTTGTCGGCCATTTCTTTGACTTCGGCGCCAGTTTTGAGCTCTTGGAGCCCCTCTGGCTTGATGTGGAAGACTGCCATTCCTCCCAGGTATCGACCTCATCCTCACTAGACCGAGAAAAGTATTGGGACCACCATGCATCAAAACTTTTAGTGGTCGTAGGCAGAGGAGAAAAATAACACGGTTGAAGGCTGAGAAGGCCATACCACTTAGGAGGGTCACATCCACAATTTTATCACAAGCTTTTATGAGGTGCCACTCAGGGCCACCATTTGAGGCAGAGAAATAGCAAGGGACCGGGATGGCTTGTGTGAGGCCGAACTGATTGGCCAAAAATTGAGGGTTGTAGGGCTCTGTACTGCACATATTGTCCTTGTTGTGCTTAAGTAACACTCCATAGTAGAGGTCTCGACAAGTCAGGTAAGAGCCCCAGAGATCCCCATGGGCGGCTGGATCAGCAATCGCTTCACCAAGCCAACCAGGCAAACACTTAGAAGAGTGGAACGGAGTAAAAGTGGCCAAGGGATGGACATCTTTAAGGTGAAAAAAGAGATCAAAGCACTCTGTGGGAGAGCGCAACGGTGGTGGCCGGAGTAGAAACCTACGGCTGGAAACTCGACAGCCAGAGGGGCTAGACTGAATTATGGGAAGTAGGCACTCAGCCATAGTTGCAAGACCCAGAAAGGGCCTCCGCCATGGGCAAAGCCAGATTCAACTAGGTCGTTGCAACCTCTGTATAGGGAGGAGAGAACGAATGCTGCAAGATTTATGAAATGGCCAGCAGCCAAAGCATTGGCAAGGCAGAGGTAGGCTTTAGTGATCTTGTTGGCCTGGGTACAAATAAGGCAACGATAGATCCAAGACAACAGAAAAGCAACATACTCTTGTTTGCTTACCGGACCACTTAGCTTTTGGCACTGAGAGAGGTAGGAGGTATAACTGGCATTTTTTGTGAGGTTCAGGTCCCAGTCAATCCTGGAATAATTAAAACtgccattgatctccttgttagCAGACTTCAGGCCCAGGAGCGCCCCTATGTCGAGAAGGGTTGGCCCCATCATCCCAAAGCTAAAGTGGAAGCAGTTGGTCGAGCGCGACCAGAAGTGGAGAGCGGCGTGAAGAAAATTAGCATCACAGGTATAATAGGCGGTGGACATCAGAATGGTGTCATAGATGCCAAGTTCCTTCCAAATCGTCTCTTTGGCAGTGGACATCCTCTTCACCCAATCGTTCCACTCAGGGTAGTTGCCGGCCTAATGTCGCTTCACGACAGCAGGTCTATACTTTAGAGTGGTCGGAATGCCTTTACGGAATAAAAGGCGCTCGCCTGGGTGAGCAGGGAAGTCTTTAAGGTATTGAGTAGTAGAGGGGTCCTCAAAGATGGGGCCTAGCACAAAGTGACCTGATTGTGGAATAAGCACCCCAAGGTTCACAGTGGGGTGCAGACTGGCGCATTTGGCCTCAAGCTTCTCGATAGCGGATCGGGTGTCATTGGCATCTTCTTTGGTAGCCATGTACCCAGAGTTGTAGAAGGACTAGGTTGGAAGGTGATGCAGAGAAGATGAGAGGGGAGATGAGGGGTTGTCACGCAACCAAGCAAGGCTGAGGGTTTAAGAAGGGTTTTCAtcctttttgaaaataaaaaaggaattaTGATTGCCTTGGGAAACAATGAAGATAACCCAAAAGGCACGAGCACCGGAATGGGGTTGGGCCACGTGTCCATAACTGATGACTCTTTAGCAGTCATAGTCACATCACAATATGGCATGGCAGAAGATATTTTGAGCAAAACTACGATGGGCACGAGTTCCGAGGGCTCCTTTAATAGACCTCCCAACTCTTGAGGGGCATTATTTTCACCTAGTTTTTGCTCTACCTTGTCATGGTTGAGAAGGGGACCTTGGTCACAGGGCAGCTCGGCCAGGTGGTATGACCGATTGTACCTTGGCGCCTTCAGTCAAAAGTTGTTCCATCGGCCAAGGTGGGGGGTGGTTACCACTACAGGTAGTTTCATTGCAGTTTAAGCTGAGAAGGAGTGGTTGCTTGAATGTGGTACAATCATGACCCATAATCAAGGTAACCGTCTTTGGCAGTTacacctactatataaataagtAGGGGGAGTAAAGAGATGGCATCAATCAAACACATAATCAACCTGCAGTttttacttatctttactttCTTTGCATTGTCTTTCTTTACTTTCAtgatggtgtgaacttaaggttttCTTGTTTTGCTTTATGCACCCTTTTAATTTGCACTATAGATCGTTCACATCCAGTAAATCAAGTGCAATTCTTCCCTATTGTTTGGGTCATTTGTCTGTTTGCTGTCCTTGAGAAGTCCTCAGATTACCAGTGCACGAGTAGAACCCTAGAGAGCCACAACTGGTTAGAGTGTCATACTCCATTCCAACCACACCACGCTGGTTGAAGGATTTTTAGCATAACACAAACCAACCTCTGAAGAAAATCCTGGCCAAGCACGACCATTCTGGAAGGCTAGTGGCATGGTCAGTAGAGCTGGGAGAATTTGACATCCAGTATAAGCCTCGCAGTGCCATTAAGGTCCAAGCCCTTGTAGACTTTGTCGTCGAGTACACCTTGCCAGACGAGGAGATGGCACCAGAGACTGAAGATAGGGAGGTAACAGAAACTTGGATCTTGTTCATGGATGGTTCATCTAATGCTAACGGATGTGGTGTTGGCTTGATATTGACAAGCCTAGGGGGATTCTAAGTGTAGTATGCACTAAGATTTGAATTCCAAACCACAAATAATTGAGCAGAATATGAAGCCCTAATTGCAGGTTGGATCTGGTAAATTGTTTGGTAGTGAGGAACATCACCGTGCATAGTGACTCCCAGTTAGTGGTTAATCAAGTCAATGGAGGGTATGAGGCGAAGGAACCGCGTATGGCACAATACCTGGGTAAGGTGTGCAACTTAATTAATGAGTTCACCAGCTTTCAAATATTGTAGGTACCCCGAGCACAGAATGCCTTGGTGGACGCGCTTTCTAGGCTAGCCACCTCAGAATTTCAAGATCTGGGCAGAACCATATACATTGACGTGCTCGGTGCACCAAGTATAGAAGAAACCGAGGATGTACTACCTATTGAAGTTGAACCTTGCTGGATGGACCCCCTAATAGCATATCTCCAAAGGGACTCACTCCCAATGGACAGGGAAGAAGCcaaaaagataaggatgagagtaGCACAGTACACAATGATTGGGGGAGTGCTTTACAAGAAAGCATATGCCATGCCCTACCTGAAATGTCTGAGGACATCTGAAGCAGAATACGTTCTAAGGGAAATTCACACGGGCATTTACGgataacacttggggggcatagcaCTCTTCCACAAAGTCATCAAGCAGGGatacttttggccatatctGCGGAAGGAATCAATGAGTTTTGTGCGTAAATGCCTCAAGTGCCAAACATTTGCACCGATCATGCATCAACCAGCCACAGAACTCACTTCAATCTTAAGCCCATTACCTTTTGTAcagtgggggatggatattctagGTCCTTTCCCAAAGGCATCAGGAGGTAGATAATTTGTGGTTGTGGCTGTGGATTACTTTACTAAATGGATAGAAGCAAAAGCTTTGGCAGTAATTTCAGCTGCGAAAGTTTGGAGATTCTTCCTCCACGCCGACATATATAGATATAGAATTCCAAGAACACTCATCActgacaatggaaaacaatttgAGCAAAAGTTTAAGGAATTCAGTGATCAGTATGAAATTCAACTGCGAAAGACCTTGATAGCGCACCCGTAATCCAATGGCTTGGCAGAAGCCATGAATAAAATCCTACTGGACGGAATCAAACAGAAGTTGGAGATAGCCAAAGGATTATGGGTAGAGGAATTGCCCAGCAACAGGTGAAACACCCTTCATGCTAGCATTTGGAACCAAGGTAGTAATACTCGTGGAGATAGGGGAAACATCAATGAGGGTGCAATTATACAACCCAGAAGCTAATGAGGAAGAGTTAAGAGCAAATTTAGACTTGTTGGAGGAAATCCGAGAAACAGCTCGGATAAAAATGCTGCTCACCAACAGCGAACGGCACACCATTATAATTCGAAGTTGAAGCTCAAAAAATTTAATCGAGGAGAATTGGTGCTTTGCAAGTTAAAAGCCTCTGACCCGAGATCCATGGGAAAGCTAGTGctcaattgggaaggaccatacagaatctccaaacaagtggcACCAGGGGCTTTccatttggagactttggagggaGTACCCATACCACGGTTTTGGAATGCAGAAAATTTGCAAAAATTCTATCAATAAGGTCAGTTCCCATTTGTTTTGAATCGAAATTgaagttgtttcaaagtttcatGTGGCTATGACTAATAAAGACATCAATGCTTACTCATCAAACTATAGCAATGGTTTATTCTTAAAATTAAACTTTGTAATCATTCTTCCAAGCAAATTTCACATGTTGTTACTAATGGTGCACCAAGAAttcaatggtcatccgaccataaagGTGAGTTGCATCATAGGGGCATTTTCCCAATGAaaacaatggtcatccgactataatggtgagttgcaccataggagCATTTTCCCAATGAAAATCATGATCATCCGACTATAATGGTGAGtggcaccataggggcgtttccccaatgaagataatggtcatccgaccttaatggtgagttgcaccataggggcattttcccaatgaagacaatggtcatccgactataatggtgagttgcaccataggggagttttccaaatgaagacaatggtcatccgaccataatggtgagttgcaccatagggtcGTTTtcccaatgaagacaatggtcatccgaccataatggtgaggtgcaccataggggcgtttccctaATGAAAAtcatggtcatctgaccataatggtgagtggcactataggggcgtttccctaatgaagatcatggtcatccgaccataatggtgagttgaaccataggggtgtttccctaatgaagacaatggtcatctgaccataatggtgagttgcaccatagagGCGTTTCCCCAACGAAGCTCATGGTCATCTgtccataatggtgagttgcaccataggggcgtttccctaATGAAGATCATGGTTattcgaccataatggtgagttgcaccataggggcgttttcccaatgaagacaatggtcatccgaccataatggtgagttgcaacataggggcatttctccaatgaagatcatggtcatccgaccataatggtgagttgcaccataggggcgtttttccaatgaagacaatgatcatccgaccataatggtgagttgcaccataggggcatttccccaatgaAAATCATGGttatctgaccataatggtgagttgcactatAGGGGTGTTTTCCTAaagacaatggtcatccgaccataatggtgaattgcaccataggggcatttccccaataAAGAGAACGGTTACCCGAACATGTCGATAAATtgcacaacaacaacaagaagggTCAAGAGTTCAATTTATTACTATGGAGCGAAAGATTGAGCATAAAAAGAAAAGCCCAATAGGAAGAACATTTACAGAGAGGACTCATGGCTTCACTATGAATGGCAAAAGTGGAAAGCAGAGGCACTACTTAAAGAGAAACCAACGGTTCAAATCAAGAGAGGAATATCAAAAAGCAACCACCCCAATTTAAGAGGAATAACTGTTGGGAGCCAAGTGGCCAAGCCCTATTGCATCTATACTTTTCAAAACTTGTGACAGGGTCCAACTACGGCGGCAACAATTTGGCTCCAACTTAAGTTCCATTAACGGCACAGTAAACAAAGCGTTGAGTATGGCATAAGTAATAAATGTTCTACATTGGGAATTACAAACAAATCTCCtggaaaaagatctttgtcaTAAAGGCAATTCTCGCCAAAAGGTAGGACTTGCGGTACAAAGAGAATTGTTCTTTAAGGTAGAAAAACTAAGCAGTATGAGCCAGGAAAATACCGAGCAAGATGAAGATTCCATAAATAAAGTGTGACAGTTATCGCTGCCCGAGGTACAATGAACTGGCTACAAATACACACGCGTAGGGCGTGGAGGATTAGGGGGCAAAGGTCCTGGAACATTCtgaggagggggaaagaaaggtATCGAGAGGGAAGATGGATCCAACACCACCTCCCGTACAGGAATTCGAGGATTAAAGCCCAACTTAATCTTCCCCCATTTGAAGTGGGGGGCAGCTTCCCTTATCTTATCATGCAAACGCTGGGCACCTTCTAGTGCCTTATCTTCACTGAAGCGCTGGAAGGCCGCCGACTTCACAACGTGCTCTGTAGTAAGGTTGGTAGCAGCATACTTCTCGGCCCAGAGATAGTTAGCAACATTATCTACAATATCCTGAGCAAACTCCAATCTTTCCAGCAAATCTTTCTCCCAGCTTTCAAGGGACTTGTAGTAATCTAGTTCATTCTTAAGACAAGAATAGCGCTTCCGCAGGACAGCATTTTCGTTCACATACACTGTTATCTGGGCTTGCAAatctttttctctcttggtGGAATCAGATTGTGTGCTACCGGGCATGGGAAGATTATCCTATAGACAAGATACAAAGGTTATGGTCGGATAAT encodes:
- the LOC122638862 gene encoding uncharacterized protein LOC122638862 produces the protein MQGVPATQLHPIVKLWPFRGWALDLIGKVTPPSVQGYAFVIVAIDYFTKWVEAVPMKSVNQANVIRFVKREIIHHFGLPKTLTCDNGSVFPGGELSRFAQEYGMTVTFFTPFYAQGNGKAEASNKVIKANLSKVIDENPRSWAEMLSEVLWAFRTSKRTTTGTTPYALTFGHNAILPMEVTVRSLRVARQYEMSPKSVQGFHDGCTQLSRRGASFGS